The Buteo buteo chromosome 23, bButBut1.hap1.1, whole genome shotgun sequence genome includes a window with the following:
- the CD34 gene encoding hematopoietic progenitor cell antigen CD34 isoform X7: MLCLGSLKIMKWRQLFWIALCVVELSGNTSGTPTPPTLRTAMTTGSKGISSTAATGTPGPPSSANPTPEMSSNRSPHVIPAAATSPAARTTFPGLSSERTSPQLSRDPTQTLGTPLNPDHTSRGVPTTENPATQPRTMEETPGPTPAMTSSPVTSGHPSVPATTAPLPTVRDSPKNITCHNVKEVSDTGAICLQLNESSTCKHFLEMKGSDLWSAICEEKTHPISSPCQIKLAKSEVDHDCMLLILVGETDPATDILQESHWEKFGIKSLKRGRVRNHQDFSQKTLIALVTSGLMLAFLGLAGYFLMKRRSWSPAGERL; encoded by the exons ATGCTGTGCTTgggaagtttaaaaataatgaagtggAGGCAGCTTTTCTGGATTGCGCTCTGTGTTGTGGAGTTGTCTG GCAACACTTCTGGGACCCCAACACCTCCCACCCTACGAACAGCCATGACCACAGGATCGAAAGGCATCAGCAGCACGGCAGCCACCGGCACCCCTGGACCCCCCAGCAGTGCCAACCCGACGCCAGAGATGTCCAGTAATCGCTCCCCCCATGTGATTCCCG CTGCAGCCACGTCCCCGGCAGCCAGAACCACCTTCCCGGGGCTCAGCAGCGAGCGGACGAGCCCGCAGCTCAGCCGAGACCCCACGCAGACGCTGGGCACCCCCTTGAACCCCGACCACACGAGCCGAGGGGTCCCCACAACCGAGAACCCAGCCACACAACCCAGGACGATGGAAGAAACCCCAGGACCCACGCCGGCTATGACGAGCTCTCCTGTCACCTCGGGGCATCCTTCGGTCCCGGCGACCACCGCGCCACTGCCCACAGTCAGGGATAGCCCGAAG aacATCACCTGCCACAACGTCAAAGAAGTGAGCGACACCGGAGCCATCTGCTTGCAGCTCAACGAGTCCAGCACTTGC aaacattttttagaGATGAAGGGATCGGACTTGTGGAGTGCaatatgtgaagaaaaaacccaccccatttccTCCCCCTGCCAAATCAAACTTGCTAAATCTGAGGTGGACCATGACTGCATGCTCCTCATCCTCGTCGGTGAGACAG ATCCTGCTACAGATATACTACAGGAGTCTCACTGGGAAAAG tttggaatAAAATCCCTTAAACGGGGGAGAGTGAGGAACCACCAGGACTTTTCTCAGAAGACCCTGATCGCCTTGGTCACATCTGGACTCATGCTGGCGTTCCTGGGCTTGGCTGGATATTTCCTGATGAAGCGGCGGAGCTGGAGCCCCGCGGGAGAGAGGCTG TAA
- the CD34 gene encoding hematopoietic progenitor cell antigen CD34 isoform X4, which produces MLCLGSLKIMKWRQLFWIALCVVELSAAATSPAARTTFPGLSSERTSPQLSRDPTQTLGTPLNPDHTSRGVPTTENPATQPRTMEETPGPTPAMTSSPVTSGHPSVPATTAPLPTVRDSPKNITCHNVKEVSDTGAICLQLNESSTCKHFLEMKGSDLWSAICEEKTHPISSPCQIKLAKSEVDHDCMLLILVGETDPATDILQESHWEKFGIKSLKRGRVRNHQDFSQKTLIALVTSGLMLAFLGLAGYFLMKRRSWSPAGERLAEDPYYTESGSQGNTMLMMSPQEQPELQEKPNLNGGTQENGTGQASSKNGHSAKQHSPADTEM; this is translated from the exons ATGCTGTGCTTgggaagtttaaaaataatgaagtggAGGCAGCTTTTCTGGATTGCGCTCTGTGTTGTGGAGTTGTCTG CTGCAGCCACGTCCCCGGCAGCCAGAACCACCTTCCCGGGGCTCAGCAGCGAGCGGACGAGCCCGCAGCTCAGCCGAGACCCCACGCAGACGCTGGGCACCCCCTTGAACCCCGACCACACGAGCCGAGGGGTCCCCACAACCGAGAACCCAGCCACACAACCCAGGACGATGGAAGAAACCCCAGGACCCACGCCGGCTATGACGAGCTCTCCTGTCACCTCGGGGCATCCTTCGGTCCCGGCGACCACCGCGCCACTGCCCACAGTCAGGGATAGCCCGAAG aacATCACCTGCCACAACGTCAAAGAAGTGAGCGACACCGGAGCCATCTGCTTGCAGCTCAACGAGTCCAGCACTTGC aaacattttttagaGATGAAGGGATCGGACTTGTGGAGTGCaatatgtgaagaaaaaacccaccccatttccTCCCCCTGCCAAATCAAACTTGCTAAATCTGAGGTGGACCATGACTGCATGCTCCTCATCCTCGTCGGTGAGACAG ATCCTGCTACAGATATACTACAGGAGTCTCACTGGGAAAAG tttggaatAAAATCCCTTAAACGGGGGAGAGTGAGGAACCACCAGGACTTTTCTCAGAAGACCCTGATCGCCTTGGTCACATCTGGACTCATGCTGGCGTTCCTGGGCTTGGCTGGATATTTCCTGATGAAGCGGCGGAGCTGGAGCCCCGCGGGAGAGAGGCTG GCTGAAGACCCATATTACACAGAAAGCGGTAGCCAGGGAAACACGATGTTGATGATGTCCCCCCAAGAGCAAcctgagctgcaggagaagcCAAACCTCAACGGTGGGACTCAGGAGAACGGGACTGGCCAAGCGTCCTCCAAAAACGGCCACTCAGCCAAGCAGCACAGCCCCGCCGACACCGAAATGTGA
- the CD34 gene encoding hematopoietic progenitor cell antigen CD34 isoform X1 encodes MLCLGSLKIMKWRQLFWIALCVVELSGNTSGTPTPPTLRTAMTTGSKGISSTAATGTPGPPSSANPTPEMSSNRSPHVIPAAATSPAARTTFPGLSSERTSPQLSRDPTQTLGTPLNPDHTSRGVPTTENPATQPRTMEETPGPTPAMTSSPVTSGHPSVPATTAPLPTVRDSPKNITCHNVKEVSDTGAICLQLNESSTCKHFLEMKGSDLWSAICEEKTHPISSPCQIKLAKSEVDHDCMLLILVGETDPATDILQESHWEKFGIKSLKRGRVRNHQDFSQKTLIALVTSGLMLAFLGLAGYFLMKRRSWSPAGERLAEDPYYTESGSQGNTMLMMSPQEQPELQEKPNLNGGTQENGTGQASSKNGHSAKQHSPADTEM; translated from the exons ATGCTGTGCTTgggaagtttaaaaataatgaagtggAGGCAGCTTTTCTGGATTGCGCTCTGTGTTGTGGAGTTGTCTG GCAACACTTCTGGGACCCCAACACCTCCCACCCTACGAACAGCCATGACCACAGGATCGAAAGGCATCAGCAGCACGGCAGCCACCGGCACCCCTGGACCCCCCAGCAGTGCCAACCCGACGCCAGAGATGTCCAGTAATCGCTCCCCCCATGTGATTCCCG CTGCAGCCACGTCCCCGGCAGCCAGAACCACCTTCCCGGGGCTCAGCAGCGAGCGGACGAGCCCGCAGCTCAGCCGAGACCCCACGCAGACGCTGGGCACCCCCTTGAACCCCGACCACACGAGCCGAGGGGTCCCCACAACCGAGAACCCAGCCACACAACCCAGGACGATGGAAGAAACCCCAGGACCCACGCCGGCTATGACGAGCTCTCCTGTCACCTCGGGGCATCCTTCGGTCCCGGCGACCACCGCGCCACTGCCCACAGTCAGGGATAGCCCGAAG aacATCACCTGCCACAACGTCAAAGAAGTGAGCGACACCGGAGCCATCTGCTTGCAGCTCAACGAGTCCAGCACTTGC aaacattttttagaGATGAAGGGATCGGACTTGTGGAGTGCaatatgtgaagaaaaaacccaccccatttccTCCCCCTGCCAAATCAAACTTGCTAAATCTGAGGTGGACCATGACTGCATGCTCCTCATCCTCGTCGGTGAGACAG ATCCTGCTACAGATATACTACAGGAGTCTCACTGGGAAAAG tttggaatAAAATCCCTTAAACGGGGGAGAGTGAGGAACCACCAGGACTTTTCTCAGAAGACCCTGATCGCCTTGGTCACATCTGGACTCATGCTGGCGTTCCTGGGCTTGGCTGGATATTTCCTGATGAAGCGGCGGAGCTGGAGCCCCGCGGGAGAGAGGCTG GCTGAAGACCCATATTACACAGAAAGCGGTAGCCAGGGAAACACGATGTTGATGATGTCCCCCCAAGAGCAAcctgagctgcaggagaagcCAAACCTCAACGGTGGGACTCAGGAGAACGGGACTGGCCAAGCGTCCTCCAAAAACGGCCACTCAGCCAAGCAGCACAGCCCCGCCGACACCGAAATGTGA
- the CD34 gene encoding hematopoietic progenitor cell antigen CD34 isoform X5 encodes MLCLGSLKIMKWRQLFWIALCVVELSGNTSGTPTPPTLRTAMTTGSKGISSTAATGTPGPPSSANPTPEMSSNRSPHVIPAAATSPAARTTFPGLSSERTSPQLSRDPTQTLGTPLNPDHTSRGVPTTENPATQPRTMEETPGPTPAMTSSPVTSGHPSVPATTAPLPTVRDSPKNITCHNVKEVSDTGAICLQLNESSTCKHFLEMKGSDLWSAICEEKTHPISSPCQIKLAKSEVDHDCMLLILVGETDPATDILQESHWEKFGIKSLKRGRVRNHQDFSQKTLIALVTSGLMLAFLGLAGYFLMKRRSWSPAGERLV; translated from the exons ATGCTGTGCTTgggaagtttaaaaataatgaagtggAGGCAGCTTTTCTGGATTGCGCTCTGTGTTGTGGAGTTGTCTG GCAACACTTCTGGGACCCCAACACCTCCCACCCTACGAACAGCCATGACCACAGGATCGAAAGGCATCAGCAGCACGGCAGCCACCGGCACCCCTGGACCCCCCAGCAGTGCCAACCCGACGCCAGAGATGTCCAGTAATCGCTCCCCCCATGTGATTCCCG CTGCAGCCACGTCCCCGGCAGCCAGAACCACCTTCCCGGGGCTCAGCAGCGAGCGGACGAGCCCGCAGCTCAGCCGAGACCCCACGCAGACGCTGGGCACCCCCTTGAACCCCGACCACACGAGCCGAGGGGTCCCCACAACCGAGAACCCAGCCACACAACCCAGGACGATGGAAGAAACCCCAGGACCCACGCCGGCTATGACGAGCTCTCCTGTCACCTCGGGGCATCCTTCGGTCCCGGCGACCACCGCGCCACTGCCCACAGTCAGGGATAGCCCGAAG aacATCACCTGCCACAACGTCAAAGAAGTGAGCGACACCGGAGCCATCTGCTTGCAGCTCAACGAGTCCAGCACTTGC aaacattttttagaGATGAAGGGATCGGACTTGTGGAGTGCaatatgtgaagaaaaaacccaccccatttccTCCCCCTGCCAAATCAAACTTGCTAAATCTGAGGTGGACCATGACTGCATGCTCCTCATCCTCGTCGGTGAGACAG ATCCTGCTACAGATATACTACAGGAGTCTCACTGGGAAAAG tttggaatAAAATCCCTTAAACGGGGGAGAGTGAGGAACCACCAGGACTTTTCTCAGAAGACCCTGATCGCCTTGGTCACATCTGGACTCATGCTGGCGTTCCTGGGCTTGGCTGGATATTTCCTGATGAAGCGGCGGAGCTGGAGCCCCGCGGGAGAGAGGCTG GTCTAA
- the CD34 gene encoding hematopoietic progenitor cell antigen CD34 isoform X3 → MLCLGSLKIMKWRQLFWIALCVVELSGNTSGTPTPPTLRTAMTTGSKGISSTAATGTPGPPSSANPTPEMSSNRSPHVIPAAATSPAARTTFPGLSSERTSPQLSRDPTQTLGTPLNPDHTSRGVPTTENPATQPRTMEETPGPTPAMTSSPVTSGHPSVPATTAPLPTVRDSPKNITCHNVKEVSDTGAICLQLNESSTCKHFLEMKGSDLWSAICEEKTHPISSPCQIKLAKSEVDHDCMLLILVGETDPATDILQESHWEKFGIKSLKRGRVRNHQDFSQKTLIALVTSGLMLAFLGLAGYFLMKRRSWSPAGERLVSAYRWQKSRSTGRLGQGEGQERGRPDGSG, encoded by the exons ATGCTGTGCTTgggaagtttaaaaataatgaagtggAGGCAGCTTTTCTGGATTGCGCTCTGTGTTGTGGAGTTGTCTG GCAACACTTCTGGGACCCCAACACCTCCCACCCTACGAACAGCCATGACCACAGGATCGAAAGGCATCAGCAGCACGGCAGCCACCGGCACCCCTGGACCCCCCAGCAGTGCCAACCCGACGCCAGAGATGTCCAGTAATCGCTCCCCCCATGTGATTCCCG CTGCAGCCACGTCCCCGGCAGCCAGAACCACCTTCCCGGGGCTCAGCAGCGAGCGGACGAGCCCGCAGCTCAGCCGAGACCCCACGCAGACGCTGGGCACCCCCTTGAACCCCGACCACACGAGCCGAGGGGTCCCCACAACCGAGAACCCAGCCACACAACCCAGGACGATGGAAGAAACCCCAGGACCCACGCCGGCTATGACGAGCTCTCCTGTCACCTCGGGGCATCCTTCGGTCCCGGCGACCACCGCGCCACTGCCCACAGTCAGGGATAGCCCGAAG aacATCACCTGCCACAACGTCAAAGAAGTGAGCGACACCGGAGCCATCTGCTTGCAGCTCAACGAGTCCAGCACTTGC aaacattttttagaGATGAAGGGATCGGACTTGTGGAGTGCaatatgtgaagaaaaaacccaccccatttccTCCCCCTGCCAAATCAAACTTGCTAAATCTGAGGTGGACCATGACTGCATGCTCCTCATCCTCGTCGGTGAGACAG ATCCTGCTACAGATATACTACAGGAGTCTCACTGGGAAAAG tttggaatAAAATCCCTTAAACGGGGGAGAGTGAGGAACCACCAGGACTTTTCTCAGAAGACCCTGATCGCCTTGGTCACATCTGGACTCATGCTGGCGTTCCTGGGCTTGGCTGGATATTTCCTGATGAAGCGGCGGAGCTGGAGCCCCGCGGGAGAGAGGCTGGTTAGTGCTTATAGATGGCAGAAGAGCAG gTCGACGGGACGGCTCGGGCAAGGCGAAGGGCAGGAGCGAGGGAGGCCAGATGGTTCAGGGTGA
- the CD34 gene encoding hematopoietic progenitor cell antigen CD34 isoform X6: MLCLGSLKIMKWRQLFWIALCVVELSGNTSGTPTPPTLRTAMTTGSKGISSTAATGTPGPPSSANPTPEMSSNRSPHVIPAAATSPAARTTFPGLSSERTSPQLSRDPTQTLGTPLNPDHTSRGVPTTENPATQPRTMEETPGPTPAMTSSPVTSGHPSVPATTAPLPTVRDSPKNITCHNVKEVSDTGAICLQLNESSTCKHFLEMKGSDLWSAICEEKTHPISSPCQIKLAKSEVDHDCMLLILVGETDPATDILQESHWEKFGIKSLKRGRVRNHQDFSQKTLIALVTSGLMLAFLGLAGYFLMKRRSWSPAGERLQ, translated from the exons ATGCTGTGCTTgggaagtttaaaaataatgaagtggAGGCAGCTTTTCTGGATTGCGCTCTGTGTTGTGGAGTTGTCTG GCAACACTTCTGGGACCCCAACACCTCCCACCCTACGAACAGCCATGACCACAGGATCGAAAGGCATCAGCAGCACGGCAGCCACCGGCACCCCTGGACCCCCCAGCAGTGCCAACCCGACGCCAGAGATGTCCAGTAATCGCTCCCCCCATGTGATTCCCG CTGCAGCCACGTCCCCGGCAGCCAGAACCACCTTCCCGGGGCTCAGCAGCGAGCGGACGAGCCCGCAGCTCAGCCGAGACCCCACGCAGACGCTGGGCACCCCCTTGAACCCCGACCACACGAGCCGAGGGGTCCCCACAACCGAGAACCCAGCCACACAACCCAGGACGATGGAAGAAACCCCAGGACCCACGCCGGCTATGACGAGCTCTCCTGTCACCTCGGGGCATCCTTCGGTCCCGGCGACCACCGCGCCACTGCCCACAGTCAGGGATAGCCCGAAG aacATCACCTGCCACAACGTCAAAGAAGTGAGCGACACCGGAGCCATCTGCTTGCAGCTCAACGAGTCCAGCACTTGC aaacattttttagaGATGAAGGGATCGGACTTGTGGAGTGCaatatgtgaagaaaaaacccaccccatttccTCCCCCTGCCAAATCAAACTTGCTAAATCTGAGGTGGACCATGACTGCATGCTCCTCATCCTCGTCGGTGAGACAG ATCCTGCTACAGATATACTACAGGAGTCTCACTGGGAAAAG tttggaatAAAATCCCTTAAACGGGGGAGAGTGAGGAACCACCAGGACTTTTCTCAGAAGACCCTGATCGCCTTGGTCACATCTGGACTCATGCTGGCGTTCCTGGGCTTGGCTGGATATTTCCTGATGAAGCGGCGGAGCTGGAGCCCCGCGGGAGAGAGGCTG CAGTAA
- the CD34 gene encoding hematopoietic progenitor cell antigen CD34 isoform X2 has translation MLCLGSLKIMKWRQLFWIALCVVELSGNTSGTPTPPTLRTAMTTGSKGISSTAATGTPGPPSSANPTPEMSTAATSPAARTTFPGLSSERTSPQLSRDPTQTLGTPLNPDHTSRGVPTTENPATQPRTMEETPGPTPAMTSSPVTSGHPSVPATTAPLPTVRDSPKNITCHNVKEVSDTGAICLQLNESSTCKHFLEMKGSDLWSAICEEKTHPISSPCQIKLAKSEVDHDCMLLILVGETDPATDILQESHWEKFGIKSLKRGRVRNHQDFSQKTLIALVTSGLMLAFLGLAGYFLMKRRSWSPAGERLAEDPYYTESGSQGNTMLMMSPQEQPELQEKPNLNGGTQENGTGQASSKNGHSAKQHSPADTEM, from the exons ATGCTGTGCTTgggaagtttaaaaataatgaagtggAGGCAGCTTTTCTGGATTGCGCTCTGTGTTGTGGAGTTGTCTG GCAACACTTCTGGGACCCCAACACCTCCCACCCTACGAACAGCCATGACCACAGGATCGAAAGGCATCAGCAGCACGGCAGCCACCGGCACCCCTGGACCCCCCAGCAGTGCCAACCCGACGCCAGAGATGTCCA CTGCAGCCACGTCCCCGGCAGCCAGAACCACCTTCCCGGGGCTCAGCAGCGAGCGGACGAGCCCGCAGCTCAGCCGAGACCCCACGCAGACGCTGGGCACCCCCTTGAACCCCGACCACACGAGCCGAGGGGTCCCCACAACCGAGAACCCAGCCACACAACCCAGGACGATGGAAGAAACCCCAGGACCCACGCCGGCTATGACGAGCTCTCCTGTCACCTCGGGGCATCCTTCGGTCCCGGCGACCACCGCGCCACTGCCCACAGTCAGGGATAGCCCGAAG aacATCACCTGCCACAACGTCAAAGAAGTGAGCGACACCGGAGCCATCTGCTTGCAGCTCAACGAGTCCAGCACTTGC aaacattttttagaGATGAAGGGATCGGACTTGTGGAGTGCaatatgtgaagaaaaaacccaccccatttccTCCCCCTGCCAAATCAAACTTGCTAAATCTGAGGTGGACCATGACTGCATGCTCCTCATCCTCGTCGGTGAGACAG ATCCTGCTACAGATATACTACAGGAGTCTCACTGGGAAAAG tttggaatAAAATCCCTTAAACGGGGGAGAGTGAGGAACCACCAGGACTTTTCTCAGAAGACCCTGATCGCCTTGGTCACATCTGGACTCATGCTGGCGTTCCTGGGCTTGGCTGGATATTTCCTGATGAAGCGGCGGAGCTGGAGCCCCGCGGGAGAGAGGCTG GCTGAAGACCCATATTACACAGAAAGCGGTAGCCAGGGAAACACGATGTTGATGATGTCCCCCCAAGAGCAAcctgagctgcaggagaagcCAAACCTCAACGGTGGGACTCAGGAGAACGGGACTGGCCAAGCGTCCTCCAAAAACGGCCACTCAGCCAAGCAGCACAGCCCCGCCGACACCGAAATGTGA